A genome region from Terriglobales bacterium includes the following:
- a CDS encoding glycosyltransferase family 39 protein: MDECGSLAFAQQSWPAFWKTMWQGEANMLTYYLLLRGWIHLGNTEFIVRALSVIPAVATVFIIYRLGARLFSTSVGVVSALLLAVNACHVAYSQEARSYALLLFFLTLSILRFAIAIEDSTSGNWLLYALVTVAAIYTHFFAGLLMLAQWASLFFLPRKAIDLKKFCLSAAAIGLSILPALWFMLRKDVGQIDFIPNPGIMELYRLLLFLASYGGKVFGVLLAIVYVICLGMSLWVFFATWRESKQSIESWRFILLLSCLLLPIFTDMVISHSGKQIFNYRYLVICLPALLVLVARGFCCLRSQRIFVTGLVIVSVLSLATVWKYYAKPKENWRAATQYLLYNSGPLDTVVSYPWYAQQPLAYYQQQLHPASNTLHVVPSQFYAIDTSRLNHPEVVWLLSCREDEYLRSFRKHLSEAYPYHRELRYDGAIVVEQYSNQELTTRNHQNLDAVADSATLLFH; the protein is encoded by the coding sequence GTGGACGAATGCGGAAGTCTTGCCTTTGCTCAACAATCCTGGCCAGCATTTTGGAAGACCATGTGGCAAGGCGAAGCCAACATGTTGACTTACTATCTTTTGCTTCGCGGTTGGATTCACCTTGGAAACACAGAGTTCATAGTTCGGGCCTTGTCCGTCATTCCGGCAGTGGCAACCGTGTTTATTATCTACCGGCTTGGGGCCCGTCTTTTTTCAACTTCGGTGGGCGTGGTGAGTGCCCTACTACTGGCTGTCAATGCGTGTCATGTAGCCTACTCGCAAGAAGCCCGGAGCTATGCCCTTCTGCTTTTCTTTTTGACACTCTCAATCCTTCGATTTGCCATAGCGATCGAAGACTCAACCTCTGGAAACTGGCTGCTTTATGCACTCGTAACCGTCGCTGCTATCTACACGCATTTCTTTGCTGGATTGCTCATGCTGGCGCAATGGGCTTCCTTGTTTTTCTTGCCCCGTAAGGCCATTGATCTGAAGAAGTTTTGCCTGAGTGCAGCGGCGATTGGGCTCTCCATCCTTCCTGCGCTATGGTTCATGCTGAGGAAAGATGTCGGCCAGATTGATTTCATTCCGAACCCGGGGATTATGGAACTTTACCGTCTTCTGCTGTTTCTCGCCAGTTATGGTGGCAAGGTCTTTGGGGTTCTTCTGGCAATCGTTTACGTAATCTGCCTTGGAATGTCACTGTGGGTATTTTTCGCTACGTGGCGTGAGTCAAAGCAATCTATCGAATCATGGCGCTTCATTCTTTTGCTGAGCTGCTTACTGCTCCCAATTTTCACGGACATGGTAATTTCCCATTCAGGAAAGCAGATTTTTAATTACCGTTACCTGGTGATCTGTCTGCCTGCACTTCTGGTATTGGTAGCGCGTGGGTTTTGTTGCCTTCGGTCGCAGCGTATTTTTGTGACTGGATTGGTGATCGTTTCCGTGCTGTCCTTGGCAACAGTATGGAAGTACTATGCAAAGCCAAAAGAAAATTGGAGGGCGGCTACACAATACTTGCTGTACAACAGCGGCCCGCTGGATACCGTCGTCTCCTATCCCTGGTACGCACAACAGCCGCTTGCGTATTACCAACAACAGCTTCATCCAGCTTCAAATACATTGCATGTGGTACCTTCGCAGTTTTACGCAATTGACACGTCGCGATTGAATCATCCTGAAGTTGTTTGGCTACTTTCCTGCCGCGAGGATGAGTATCTTCGCTCGTTTCGAAAACATTTGTCTGAGGCCTATCCCTACCACCGCGAACTGCGCTACGACGGGGCTATTGTAGTGGAACAATATTCTAATCAGGAATTAACCACTCGTAATCATCAAAATCTTGATGCTGTGGCTGACTCCGCTACATTACTGTTTCATTGA
- a CDS encoding peptidylprolyl isomerase: protein MSRLLPLFLLLSLTLAAQTSPSTAKHKPATTHRKTVSAKNTQPDVPPMPQVDKPTAVIDTTAGRLTCTLFPDKSPKSVENFVGLATGMKDWKDPKSRKEVHHVPLYNGTIFHRVIPNFMIQGGDPLGDGTGGPGYEIPDEFPDVKFDLPGRLAYANSGPNTDGSQFFITEGPTPWLDAGHYTIFGTCDDATVTLVKNIARRARDERNDRPFDPVKIEQITILGMPTASVPTAKAITHPTKKPLPVKKQ from the coding sequence TGACTTTGGCGGCACAAACTAGCCCCAGCACCGCTAAGCACAAACCGGCAACCACGCATCGCAAAACGGTGTCTGCCAAAAATACTCAACCAGATGTCCCACCCATGCCCCAGGTAGATAAACCTACGGCGGTCATTGACACAACCGCGGGCCGCCTGACTTGTACGCTCTTCCCGGATAAATCCCCCAAGAGCGTAGAAAATTTTGTGGGGCTGGCGACAGGCATGAAGGACTGGAAAGATCCCAAAAGCCGCAAGGAGGTACACCACGTTCCGCTCTATAACGGGACCATATTTCATCGTGTGATTCCCAACTTCATGATCCAGGGTGGCGATCCACTGGGAGACGGCACCGGCGGTCCCGGCTATGAGATTCCCGACGAATTCCCGGACGTGAAGTTCGACCTGCCTGGCCGTCTGGCCTACGCCAACTCCGGTCCCAACACTGACGGCTCTCAATTCTTTATCACCGAGGGACCTACACCCTGGCTGGATGCGGGCCACTACACCATCTTCGGTACATGTGATGATGCAACTGTGACTTTGGTGAAAAACATTGCCCGGCGTGCGCGTGACGAACGCAACGATCGCCCATTTGATCCGGTGAAGATTGAGCAGATTACTATTCTGGGAATGCCGACTGCGTCAGTCCCCACCGCAAAAGCGATAACCCACCCCACCAAAAAGCCTTTACCAGTAAAAAAGCAGTAA
- a CDS encoding peptidylprolyl isomerase, which translates to MARPAGTYAIFDTTLGQIVCRLFEKNAPKTVQNFTDLAEGKREWTHPVTRTKSKQPLYHGTIFHRVIPNFMIQGGDPAGTGFGGPGYQFEDETKGSPHSFDKPGKLAMANSGPNTNGSQFFITVAPTQWLTGKHTIFGEVVEGQNVVEKIVNSPTGPQDKPAQEVKITSITIERS; encoded by the coding sequence ATGGCACGACCAGCCGGAACTTACGCAATTTTTGATACCACTCTGGGGCAGATTGTCTGCCGCTTGTTTGAGAAAAATGCGCCCAAAACCGTCCAGAATTTCACCGATCTGGCCGAAGGCAAGCGCGAATGGACACATCCTGTCACACGCACAAAAAGTAAGCAGCCGCTCTATCACGGAACCATATTTCATCGAGTGATCCCGAACTTCATGATCCAGGGCGGCGATCCTGCCGGCACGGGCTTTGGTGGCCCCGGGTACCAGTTTGAAGACGAGACCAAAGGCTCGCCACACAGTTTCGACAAGCCCGGCAAGTTGGCCATGGCCAACTCCGGCCCCAACACCAATGGCTCTCAGTTCTTCATCACCGTAGCTCCCACACAGTGGCTCACCGGGAAGCACACTATTTTTGGAGAAGTCGTCGAAGGTCAGAACGTGGTGGAAAAGATCGTGAATAGCCCCACCGGCCCCCAGGACAAGCCCGCGCAGGAGGTCAAAATCACCTCCATTACAATTGAGCGGAGTTGA
- a CDS encoding dolichyl-phosphate beta-glucosyltransferase, which produces MAEQKPFFQCTIVIPAYNEADRIVQTLDHILVYACEKQWSVEIIVVDDGSTDTTAEIVTNYAIYNPSIRLIRNPVHRGKGHCVRMGVMDATGHVVLITDADLPACMEETSMLFQKLSEGADIVIGSRWLKPSLQQIRQSFLRRGLGRCFNLLVRLLLGLRFRDTQCGFKAFTNQAASLTFRFQTVSGWAFDAELLVIAKGLRMIVKEVPVRIQHDRRSKLKPFLHGFEMLSEVVRIAWYELLGKYPSPAAPFIVLQSDGVRGKNLWSCLIPTPARVTFAVLILLGTSMFMNGITAVIGSNGSREQLSSVVLQRFQPAQDLHSDFQNPTQDSEQNAAADEFDYISNQD; this is translated from the coding sequence ATGGCCGAACAAAAACCGTTCTTCCAGTGCACCATCGTCATCCCTGCATACAATGAGGCGGATCGCATTGTCCAAACCCTTGATCATATTTTGGTGTACGCATGCGAAAAGCAGTGGTCCGTGGAAATCATCGTTGTGGATGACGGTTCCACTGACACCACGGCAGAGATCGTCACCAACTATGCCATTTATAATCCCTCGATTCGCCTGATCCGGAACCCCGTTCATCGTGGCAAGGGACACTGCGTTCGCATGGGCGTTATGGACGCCACCGGGCATGTGGTATTAATCACCGATGCTGACCTGCCCGCCTGTATGGAAGAAACTTCCATGCTTTTCCAGAAGCTCAGCGAAGGCGCTGACATTGTCATCGGCTCAAGGTGGTTGAAGCCCAGTTTGCAGCAAATACGCCAGTCTTTCCTCAGGCGAGGTTTAGGCCGTTGCTTCAATCTTCTGGTTCGATTGTTACTCGGCCTCCGCTTCCGGGATACGCAGTGTGGCTTTAAGGCATTCACGAATCAAGCCGCCAGCCTGACATTTCGCTTTCAAACCGTTTCAGGCTGGGCATTTGATGCGGAATTACTCGTAATTGCAAAAGGGCTTCGGATGATCGTGAAAGAAGTTCCCGTCCGAATACAACACGACCGGCGTTCGAAGTTGAAGCCATTTTTACATGGTTTCGAAATGCTATCGGAGGTAGTGCGAATCGCATGGTATGAACTTTTGGGTAAGTATCCCAGCCCGGCTGCTCCTTTCATTGTTCTGCAATCCGATGGCGTTCGGGGAAAAAACCTGTGGTCCTGTCTCATACCTACGCCTGCGAGGGTAACATTTGCGGTCTTAATCCTACTGGGGACCAGCATGTTCATGAACGGTATTACTGCGGTCATTGGTTCGAATGGATCGAGGGAACAGCTTTCTTCAGTAGTTTTGCAAAGGTTCCAGCCTGCACAAGATTTGCATTCTGATTTCCAAAATCCAACTCAGGATTCCGAGCAAAATGCTGCGGCCGATGAGTTTGACTATATCTCCAATCAGGATTAA
- a CDS encoding NADP-dependent isocitrate dehydrogenase encodes MSKAYNGISVPASGARIAYANGKFSIPDNPVIPYIEGDGTGRDIWRASHRVFDAGVEKAYKGKRKVAWYEVIAGEKAFKQFNNWLPDDTIEAIREFRVAIKGPLTTPVGGGIRSLNVALRQILDLYVCLRPVRYYKGVPSPVKHPELLDVVIFRENTEDVYAGIEWEKGTPDAARIIDFINTQMLKGSKKQIAADSGVGIKPISATATKRLVKAAIRYAIEKKRRSVTLMHKGNIQKFTEGAFRKWGYEVARDEFRSQTVSERESWILDNKDKNPNISIEQNAALIEPGLELAPKDFTQKVCEEVRDVLDTIYSTHGKGAWKQKVLISDRIADSIFQQVITRPNEYDVIACPNLNGDYLSDACAAQVGGLGIAPGGNIGDEYAVFEATHGTAPKYADKDVINPGSVILSGVMMFDFLGWPEAARLIENAMERTIQQKKVTYDFERLMEGATKVKTSEFADHIIQNMG; translated from the coding sequence ATGTCGAAGGCATATAACGGTATTTCTGTTCCTGCCAGTGGGGCGAGGATTGCTTACGCAAATGGCAAATTTTCTATTCCGGATAACCCCGTCATTCCTTATATCGAAGGCGATGGTACGGGTCGCGACATCTGGCGGGCTTCACACCGGGTTTTTGATGCAGGCGTAGAAAAAGCCTACAAGGGCAAGCGCAAGGTTGCCTGGTACGAAGTAATTGCGGGTGAGAAGGCTTTTAAGCAATTTAACAACTGGTTGCCTGACGATACCATTGAGGCGATCCGCGAATTCCGGGTTGCTATCAAAGGACCGCTGACAACGCCGGTGGGAGGTGGTATCCGGTCGCTGAACGTGGCGCTGCGGCAGATTCTCGATCTCTATGTATGTTTACGGCCGGTGCGATATTACAAAGGCGTCCCTTCGCCGGTGAAGCATCCTGAGCTGCTAGATGTAGTCATCTTCCGCGAGAACACGGAAGACGTGTATGCCGGTATCGAGTGGGAGAAGGGAACCCCGGACGCCGCCAGGATCATAGACTTCATCAATACCCAGATGCTGAAAGGTTCGAAGAAACAGATCGCGGCAGATTCCGGCGTAGGCATCAAACCGATCTCCGCCACAGCGACGAAAAGACTGGTAAAGGCCGCCATTCGCTATGCCATCGAGAAGAAACGACGTTCCGTTACCCTGATGCATAAAGGCAACATCCAGAAATTCACTGAAGGCGCCTTCCGCAAGTGGGGATATGAAGTTGCCCGCGACGAATTCCGCAGCCAGACCGTTTCTGAGCGTGAGAGCTGGATCCTGGACAATAAAGACAAGAACCCTAATATCAGCATCGAGCAGAATGCAGCTTTGATCGAGCCAGGACTGGAACTGGCCCCGAAGGACTTCACGCAGAAGGTTTGCGAAGAGGTCCGCGATGTGCTGGACACCATTTATTCCACGCATGGCAAGGGCGCATGGAAACAAAAAGTATTAATCAGCGACCGCATCGCCGACTCAATTTTTCAACAGGTCATTACACGTCCGAACGAGTACGATGTGATCGCATGTCCAAACCTGAACGGCGATTACCTCTCCGATGCTTGCGCCGCGCAGGTGGGCGGATTGGGAATTGCTCCCGGCGGCAACATCGGTGATGAGTATGCTGTCTTTGAAGCGACGCACGGTACCGCCCCTAAATATGCAGACAAGGATGTCATCAACCCTGGTTCGGTAATCCTTTCTGGCGTGATGATGTTCGATTTTCTGGGATGGCCGGAGGCCGCTCGCCTCATTGAAAATGCAATGGAGCGCACCATTCAGCAAAAGAAAGTGACATACGATTTCGAGCGGCTGATGGAGGGCGCAACCAAAGTGAAGACAAGTGAATTTGCCGACCACATTATTCAAAACATGGGATGA
- the mdh gene encoding malate dehydrogenase, translating to MRKKVTVVGAGNVGATAAHWIASKELADVVLVDIMDGIPQGKGLDLLEAMPIEKKDSLVVGTNDYAATANSDIVVITAGIPRKPGMSRDDLLNTNYKIMQDVVGKCVAASPNSILIIVSNPLDAMAQTAFKISKFSRNRVIGMAGVLDSARFRTFIAQELKVSVENVTAFVLGGHGDTMVPLPRYSTVAGIPITELMDAATIERLVQRTRDGGAEIVKYLKAGSAYYAPSAAVAEMVEAILKDKKKILPCTVYLEGEYGIQGLFVGVPCKLGARGLEEIIQIKLMPEEQAALQKSADAVKELVNVIGV from the coding sequence ATGCGTAAGAAGGTAACGGTGGTTGGGGCTGGGAACGTGGGAGCAACGGCAGCACACTGGATCGCCTCGAAAGAATTGGCCGACGTGGTGCTGGTGGACATTATGGATGGCATTCCTCAGGGCAAGGGGCTTGATCTGCTTGAGGCCATGCCTATTGAAAAGAAAGACTCCCTGGTTGTGGGAACCAATGACTACGCTGCCACAGCCAATTCGGATATTGTCGTGATTACAGCCGGTATTCCACGCAAGCCCGGGATGAGCCGCGACGACCTGCTCAACACCAACTACAAGATCATGCAAGATGTCGTTGGCAAATGCGTGGCCGCTTCTCCCAACAGCATCTTGATTATAGTTTCGAACCCGCTGGATGCCATGGCGCAGACCGCATTCAAGATCAGCAAATTTTCACGTAACCGTGTGATCGGAATGGCAGGCGTGCTCGACTCGGCACGTTTCCGTACCTTTATCGCTCAGGAGCTAAAGGTCAGCGTGGAAAACGTAACCGCCTTCGTCCTCGGCGGACACGGAGATACCATGGTCCCGCTGCCGCGCTACTCTACAGTTGCTGGAATTCCTATTACGGAATTAATGGACGCTGCCACAATCGAGCGCCTGGTACAGCGCACACGCGATGGCGGTGCGGAGATTGTGAAGTATTTGAAAGCAGGCAGCGCTTACTATGCTCCGTCGGCGGCCGTTGCAGAGATGGTAGAAGCTATTCTTAAGGACAAAAAGAAAATCCTGCCCTGCACGGTCTACCTGGAAGGGGAGTACGGTATTCAGGGGCTGTTTGTCGGCGTGCCCTGCAAACTTGGAGCGCGTGGATTGGAAGAGATTATCCAGATCAAGCTGATGCCGGAAGAGCAGGCAGCGCTGCAAAAGAGCGCAGATGCGGTGAAAGAACTGGTGAACGTAATCGGAGTGTAA